CCGGTCGCAGACCCTGCTTGCCGCCAAGGCATACGGGCGGATGGCGCTGGATTCGGTGTACTTGGACATCAAGGACCTCGACGGCCTCGGCAAGGAGGTCGACGACGCGGTGGCGGTCGGCTTCGACGCCAAGGTCGCCATTCATCCGTCGCAAGTGGCGGTCATCCGCACCGGTTATGCGCCGACACCGGAGCAGGTCGAGTGGGCGCAGGCGGTGCTCACTGCCGCCGCCAGCGAACGCGGTGTGTTCCAGTTCGACGGCTTGATGGTCGATGCTCCGGTCCTGCGCCGGGCGGAGCGGATCGTCGCGTCGGCAAACGGCTGACGCTCGACACGTCCCGCGGCGGACGGCGCGGACGTGTGACCCAGGGCATAATGGACATTGCCCCAGTGTTGGGGCGGGCAGAGCGCATCGTCTGGTCGGCTCCACACCCCGGTAGCTGACCGACAGCCCCTCACCAGGGGATTTGCTCTACCGCCGCTTCGCTGAGCACCTCACGGTACGACGGCGGAACATGCCGTCACCCGACAAGGAGGCGGTATGGCCGATGTTTCTGCGGCGGCGCAGGTCGATCTCGCGCCGATCCGGCTGGTGGACCCCGACGGGACGCCGACAGCCGAGAATCGCTACAGCCGCGAACTTCCACCCGAAACGCTGAGTTGGCTCTACGAGCTGATGGTCGTCACGCGCGACCTCGACAGCGAATTCGTCAACCTGCAACGCCAGGGGGAACTGGCGCTGTTCGCGTCGTGTCGCGGTCAGGAAGCCGCGCAAATCGGCGCGGCGGCCTGTCTGCGCAAGACCGACTGGCTGTTCCCGCAGTACCGCGAGATCGGCGCATTCCTGCTGCGCGGCATCACGCCGGCTCAGATGGGCGCCGTCTGGCGGGGCAAATGGCATGGCGGACTCGGCTTCACCGACAAGTGCGTCGCCCCGATCGCCATCCCGATCGGCACCCACGGCCTGCACGCGGTTGGCGCGGCGATGGGCGCCCAGCGGTTGGGCGAGGATTCGGTCACGCTGGCATTCCTCGGCGACGGTGCCACCAGCGAGGGCGACGCGCACGAGGCGCTGAACTTCGCCGCCGTGTTCGGTGCGCCGTGTGTCTTCTTCATCCAGAACAACCAGTGGGCCATCTCGGTGCCGGTGACCCATCAGATGGCGGGGCCGTCGATCGCGCACAGAGCGATCGGCTATGGCATGCCCGGCATCCGCGTCGACGGCAACGACGTGTTGGCGTGCTACGCCGTGGTCGCCGAGGCGGCCCAGCGCGCCCGCGACGGCGGCGGGCCGACCCTGATAGAAGCCGTCACCTACCGCATGGGCCCGCACACCACCTCTGACGATCCGACGCGATACCGGTCGCAGGAGGAGGTCGACCACTGGGCGGCGCTCGACCCGATCGCGCGCTACCGCGCCTACTTACAGACCGTCGGCGTGTGGACCGACCGGTTGGCGGCACGCGTCGACGCCAAGTCGAAGCGACTGCGGACCGAACTACGCGAATCCATCGTCGGTGCTGAGGATTTCGACGTCGGCGAGATGTTCGACACGGTGTATCACGACATCACCCCCGACCTGGTACGCCAGCGGCAACAACTGCTGACCGAGTTGGCGAAGGAGGCCTGACGTGACTCAGATCATCGAACGACCCCCGATGCGCGGCGACGACGTACCGGAGCCGCGGGGACCGCTGCTGACGACTGTGCCGTCCGCGCCGACGCTGACCATGGCGCAGGCGATCAACCGCGCCCTGCACGACGCGATGGCGGCCGACGACCGGGTGCTGGTGTTCGGCGAGGACGTCGCCACGTTGGGTGGCGTCTTCCGGGTCACCGAGGGGTTGACCGAAACCTTCGGCGAGCAGCGGTGTTTCGACACCCCGCTGGCCGAGTCCGGCATCGTCGGCATCGCCATCGGGTTGGCGATCCGCGGCCTGGTGCCGGTTCCGGAAATCCAGTTCGACGGCTTCGCTGCGCCCGCGTTCGACCAGATGGTCAGCCACCTGGCGAAGTACCGTATGCGTACACACGGTGACGTCGACATGCCCGTGACCATCCGCATCCCGTCGTTCGGCGGCATCGGCGCGGTGGAGCATCACTCGGAGTCCACCGAGAGCTACTGGCTGCACACCGCCGGCCTCAAGGTCGTGGTGCCTTCGACGCCGTCGGACGCGTATTGGCTACTGCGGCAATCGATTGCCAGCCGGGATCCGGTCATCTATCTGGAGCCCAAGCGGCGCTACTGGACCCGCGAGGCCGTCGATACCGACGCGCCGGCGCTGCCGTCCGGTAAGGCCGCGGTGCGGCGGGACGGCGCGGATGTCACCGTGGTGACGTACGGGTCGCTGGTCGCCACCGCGCTCAGCGCGGCCGGCCTCGCCGACCAACGGGGCTGGAGCCTGGAGGTGGTCGACCTGCGGACGTTGAACCCGTTGGACTTCGACACCGTGGCCGCCTCGGTCCGTAAGACCGGTCGCGCGGTGGTGATGCACGAGGGTCCGCGCACACTGGGCTTCGGCGCCGAGTTGGCCGCCCGCATCCAGGAGGAGTTGTTCTACGACCTCGAGGCGCCGGTGTTGCGTGCCACCGGATTCGACACGCCGTACCCGCCTGCGCGGCTCGAGAAGCTGTGGCTGCCGGGCCCCGACCGGCTACTGGACTGCGTCGAACGTGCGATGGGGCAGCCGTGAGCCCCGAAGGCACGAACGCGGTCAAGGACTTTCTCGTACCCGACTTGGGCGAGGGCCTCGAAGACGCGACGATCACCGGGTGGAGTGTCGCGGTGGGCGACGAGGTCGAACTGAACCAGACGTTGTGCACGGTCGAGACGAACAAGGCCGAGGTCGAGATCCCCAGCCCGTTCGCGGGCCGGATCACCGAACTCGGTGGCGCCGAAGGAGACACGCTGACTGTCGGGTCCGTTCTGGTGCGCATCGCGACATCGGAGGCCGAGTCGACGAACGGCACTGCGCGCAAACCGGTCCTGGTCGGCTATGGCGCCGACGACGAGATGGACTCCAGCAGAAGGAGATCGGTCGGTGAGCGGCCGCGGGCCAAGCCGTCGGTGCGCAAGTTGGCCGCCGAACTGAACGTCGACCTGTCCGCAGTCGCGGGCACCGGGCCCGACGGCGTGATCACCCGCGAGGACGTGCTGGCCGCGGCGGGACGGTCGGCGCCGACCCCGGAGATGCTCGCGGTGCGCGGAGTGCAGGCCGAGATGGCGCATCGGATGACACTGTCCCGCAGGCAGATCCCCGATGCGCATGCCGGGGTCCAGGTGGACTGCACCAAGCTGCTTGAAATGCGTGACCGGTTCCGCGACGCGGTGGACGAGGAGTCACCGGTCACCCCGTTCGTGCTGATTCTGCGGCTGCTGACCATCGCGCTGCGCCGTCACCCCCACCTGAACGCAACATGGCTGGAGACCACCGACGGCCCGCAGATCCACCTGCACTCGGCGGTGCATCTGGGGTTCGGGGTGGCCGCGCCGCGCGGGCTGCTGGTACCCGTCGTCACCGACGCACATGCGAAGACGACGCGCGAGCTGGCGGCCGTGGTGGCTCAACTCATCCGCGACGCACGGGCGGGCACGCTGAAACCGTCGCAGTTGCAGGGCTCGACGTTCACCGTGTCGAACTTCGGCGCACTGGGGTTGGACGACGGCGTGCCGGTGATCAACTACCCGGAGGCCGCGATCCTGGGAATGGGGTCGCTGAGGCCGCGCCCGGTGGTGGTCGACGGCGAGGTGGTTGCGCGGCCGACGATGTCACTGACATGTGCGTTCGACCATCGCATCGCCGACGGTGCCCAGGTCGCCGCGTTCCTCACCGACCTGCGCGACCTCATCGAGACGCCGGAACTGGCGCTGCTCGACCTCTAGCAGGGTTGGCCAGGAGGTGTGTAATACGGCACGCCTTCTGCGGTGTAGCACGGAATCTCGCCGGGCACGTAGGGGACGTGCTGCGAGGCGATGGCCACCGCTGCCGCGTCACCGGCGATATTGGTGCAACCTCCGACCGAGAAATGGCGTCCGCCCCCGGCCGCGCACACGTCCGCGTCCGCGACCGGCGCCATCACCACCGGCACCACGGCAATCCCCATGGCGGCGCACACCGCTGCTGCCAGCCTTTTCATCTCGCGCTCCTTTGCTGA
The genomic region above belongs to Mycobacterium sp. 3519A and contains:
- the pdhA gene encoding pyruvate dehydrogenase (acetyl-transferring) E1 component subunit alpha — translated: MADVSAAAQVDLAPIRLVDPDGTPTAENRYSRELPPETLSWLYELMVVTRDLDSEFVNLQRQGELALFASCRGQEAAQIGAAACLRKTDWLFPQYREIGAFLLRGITPAQMGAVWRGKWHGGLGFTDKCVAPIAIPIGTHGLHAVGAAMGAQRLGEDSVTLAFLGDGATSEGDAHEALNFAAVFGAPCVFFIQNNQWAISVPVTHQMAGPSIAHRAIGYGMPGIRVDGNDVLACYAVVAEAAQRARDGGGPTLIEAVTYRMGPHTTSDDPTRYRSQEEVDHWAALDPIARYRAYLQTVGVWTDRLAARVDAKSKRLRTELRESIVGAEDFDVGEMFDTVYHDITPDLVRQRQQLLTELAKEA
- a CDS encoding alpha-ketoacid dehydrogenase subunit beta — protein: MTQIIERPPMRGDDVPEPRGPLLTTVPSAPTLTMAQAINRALHDAMAADDRVLVFGEDVATLGGVFRVTEGLTETFGEQRCFDTPLAESGIVGIAIGLAIRGLVPVPEIQFDGFAAPAFDQMVSHLAKYRMRTHGDVDMPVTIRIPSFGGIGAVEHHSESTESYWLHTAGLKVVVPSTPSDAYWLLRQSIASRDPVIYLEPKRRYWTREAVDTDAPALPSGKAAVRRDGADVTVVTYGSLVATALSAAGLADQRGWSLEVVDLRTLNPLDFDTVAASVRKTGRAVVMHEGPRTLGFGAELAARIQEELFYDLEAPVLRATGFDTPYPPARLEKLWLPGPDRLLDCVERAMGQP
- a CDS encoding dihydrolipoamide acetyltransferase family protein, giving the protein MSPEGTNAVKDFLVPDLGEGLEDATITGWSVAVGDEVELNQTLCTVETNKAEVEIPSPFAGRITELGGAEGDTLTVGSVLVRIATSEAESTNGTARKPVLVGYGADDEMDSSRRRSVGERPRAKPSVRKLAAELNVDLSAVAGTGPDGVITREDVLAAAGRSAPTPEMLAVRGVQAEMAHRMTLSRRQIPDAHAGVQVDCTKLLEMRDRFRDAVDEESPVTPFVLILRLLTIALRRHPHLNATWLETTDGPQIHLHSAVHLGFGVAAPRGLLVPVVTDAHAKTTRELAAVVAQLIRDARAGTLKPSQLQGSTFTVSNFGALGLDDGVPVINYPEAAILGMGSLRPRPVVVDGEVVARPTMSLTCAFDHRIADGAQVAAFLTDLRDLIETPELALLDL